From Phycodurus eques isolate BA_2022a chromosome 13, UOR_Pequ_1.1, whole genome shotgun sequence, a single genomic window includes:
- the LOC133412020 gene encoding leucine-rich repeat-containing protein 30-like, with protein MGGKQSRAFSNKELSEVSVIQGGRRSAGSDQTSLSSAAERIRRHATVHFGYSTLSLAMRGLDDAPTELWELRELQKLNLSMNCLCSLPPALSTLDNLVVLNLWGNNLTSLPPEIGLLKKLRVLFACRNRLSEVPEELGSCTCLEVLSLANNQISGLPGSLAAMCSLTKLNLSHNRIAHIPTCVYSMKGLVFLHLACNHLETIADQIQDLVNLKILIVEGNSIHTLPKTLCFLESLELLNVDFNELQNVPVEMYLLIRLRKLACHPLDKGLHIIHNPLLKPIQEVLQGGLSSLYNYLKPT; from the coding sequence ATGGGAGGGAAGCAATCTCGCGCGTTCTCCAACAAGGAGCTGAGCGAGGTGAGCGTGATCCAAGGAGGCCGGAGAAGTGCCGGCAGCGACCAGACCAGCCTGTCCTCAGCCGCCGAGAGAATCCGCAGACACGCCACGGTACACTTTGGCTACAGCACCCTGAGCCTGGCTATGCGTGGTCTTGACGATGCCCCCACCGAGCTGTGGGAGCTTCGCGAGCTGCAAAAGCTCAACCTCTCTATGAACTGCCTCTGCTCGCTGCCACCGGCCCTCAGTACCCTGGACAACCTAGTGGTGCTCAACCTGTGGGGAAACAACCTGACCAGCCTGCCGCCAGAGATCGGCCTCCTGAAGAAGCTGCGTGTGCTCTTCGCTTGCCGCAACCGCCTGAGCGAGGTGCCCGAGGAGCTCGGCTCCTGCACCTGTCTGGAGGTGCTCAGCCTGGCCAACAACCAGATTAGTGGCCTGCCCGGTAGTTTGGCAGCCATGTGCAGCCTGACCAAGCTCAACCTGAGCCACAACCGCATTGCGCACATCCCTACTTGCGTCTACAGCATGAAGGGCCTGGTCTTCCTCCACCTGGCTTGCAACCACCTGGAGACCATCGCCGACCAGATCCAGGACCTGGTCAATCTCAAGATCCTTATTGTGGAGGGGAACAGCATCCACACACTGCCTAAGACCCTGTGCTTCCTGGAGTCCTTAGAACTACTCAATGTGGACTTCAATGAACTGCAAAACGTGCCGGTGGAGATGTATTTGCTGATCAGGCTCAGGAAGCTGGCCTGCCACCCTTTGGACAAGGGTCTCCATATTATACATAACCCCCTGCTCAAGCCCATTCAGGAGGTACTGCAAGGAGGACTAAGCTCCCTGTATAACTACCTCAAACCAACGTGA